The proteins below are encoded in one region of Hordeum vulgare subsp. vulgare chromosome 3H, MorexV3_pseudomolecules_assembly, whole genome shotgun sequence:
- the LOC123439677 gene encoding uncharacterized protein LOC123439677 produces the protein MPQWKERLIQLAKYGNSQLNQVISVKSVANALKLSFNGVNQFVYIQTCDYMLFSAAELFKQGCRRDVLWTMILT, from the exons ATGCCCCAATGGAAAGAAAGATTGATTCAGTTAGCGAAATATGGCAACTCGCAACTGAACCAG GTTATCAGTGTTAAGTCAGTGGCCAATGCTTTAAAGCTCTCATTTAATGGAGTGAACCAATTTGTCTACATCCAAACTTGTGATTATATGCTGTTTAGTGCAGCTGAATTATTTAAACAAG GTTGTCGTAGGGATGTTCTTTGGACTAtgatattgacatga